In Cololabis saira isolate AMF1-May2022 chromosome 10, fColSai1.1, whole genome shotgun sequence, a single window of DNA contains:
- the zfyve9a gene encoding zinc finger FYVE domain-containing protein 9 isoform X2 translates to MENYFQAEAFNLDKVLDEFEQNEDETDTPILSDAKWTQILAPPAHMLSLNPALAHADLSPRETPLPYKTLPDSSSTGSPEADSKRHSGPDPPSWGEERPADVHSPPLPQPNIGKLVGTDDLSPPPATTCGAVENGCTGSPRLDGPGKEIRSPADVQPSASEQEATPRETPGSSGGGGSSVTHSHFTFEVGSGQTATENPDPVTQKSEHSKEKSAAVLNDLGRERQTVDSKGEQGESLNGSEVVQARSELEENGASPPGRSEDEVEERKCGPEGQMDQLLRITGLHNGLEQESESKFKETEEKDEEDNISPSPVTSKEDSVTEEKEMEESKQETSDGGTAGTGGVQPKLNNRLQPVSVPYGGARPKQPVSLKLQIPQPLAGQAQNHLGPSAVSKNKNVENQCRRGPASEPLPSGSDQSAVSMNGDGGVHSPTLTSSESPDNDLQAGKQTALCRKAANSLGDVAPVWVPDSQAPVCMKCDVKFTFTKRRHHCRACGKVFCAACCSVKCKLGYMDRKEARVCVTCHSALTSAQSWETPASASNQSPNPNNPAEYCSTIPPLQQAQASGVLSSPPPTVMVPVGVLKQPGNEGSLPRDQRRVWFADGVLPNGDTAESGKPSASSPVPSQSQAASTRANKSSTYESPEAAHTPVAPVGSPVGSSLSLIPEDGLPPILISTGVKGDYAVEERPSEIVLMQQLEEGGPDPLVFVLNANLLAMVKLVNYVNRKCWYVTTKGMHAVGQAEVVILLQCLPDEKTVPRDVFTHFVQLYQEALSGNVLSHLSHSFFTQSFLGSKEHGGFLYISPSFQSLQDLLLPNPPYLFGILIQKWETPWAKVFPIRLMLRLGAEYRFYPCPLFSVRFRKPLFGETGHTIMNLLADFRNYQYTLPVVKGLVVDMEVRKTSINIPSNRYNELMKAMNKSNEHVLAMGACFNDRADSHLVCVQNDDGNYQTQAISIHHQPRKVTGACFFVFSGALKASSGFLAKTSIVEDGVMIQITAETMDSLRQALRDMKDFTIMCGKADQEENREVVQIQWTADDHNYNKGVISPIDGKSMESITSVKIFQGSEFKANGKVIRWTEVFFLQSEDQPNGLSDPADHSRLTENVARAFCMALCPHLKLLKEDGMAKLGLRVTLDSDQVGYLAGSNGQPLLPQYLSDLDSALIPVIHSGACQLSEGPIVMELVFYILEIIS, encoded by the exons ATGGAGAATTACTTCCAGGCAGAGGCCTTCAACCTGGACAAGGTGCTGGACGAGTTTGAGCAGAACGAAG ATGAGACGGACACTCCGATTCTCTCGGATGCCAAGTGGACTCAGATCCTGGCCCCACCGGCCCACATGCTGTCGTTGAATCCCGCTCTGGCCCATGCAGACCTCAGCCCCAGGGAGACCCCCCTTCCCTACAAGACCCTCCCTGACTCCTCTTCCACCGGGTCTCCAGAAGCCGATTCCAAAAGACATTCTGGTCCCGATCCTCCGTCCTGGGGAGAGGAGCGGCCAGCAGACGTCCACAGCCCACCCCTCCCTCAGCCAAACATCGGCAAGCTGGTGGGCACCGATGACCTGTCGCCACCCCCAGCGACGACCTGCGGTGCCGTGGAGAACGGCTGCACGGGCAGTCCACGGCTGGACGGACCCGGGAAGGAGATCCGATCTCCTGCGGACGTCCAGCCTTCGGCTTCTGAGCAGGAGGCCACACCCAGAGAGACGCCTGGCTCATCCGGAGGAGGAGGCTCCTCCGTCACGCACTCTCACTTCACATTTGAGGTGGGGTCCGGACAAACTGCTACTGAAAACCCAGATCCTGTGACACAAAAATCAGAACATTCTAAAGAGAAAAGTGCTGCTGTTTTAAATGACCTTGGACGAGAACGACAAACTGTAGACTCAAAAGGGGAGCAGGGGGAAAGTTTGAATGGGAGTGAAGTTGTTCAGGCTAGGAGTGAGTTGGAGGAGAATGGCGCATCTCCTCCCGGCAGGTCGGAAGACGAGGTGGAAGAAAGGAAATGTGGTCCAGAAGGACAGATGGACCAGCTCCTCAGAATAACCGGCCTTCATAATGGTTTGGAGCAGGAGAGCGAGAGCAAGTTTAAGGAAACGGAGGAGAAGGATGAGGAGGACAACATTTCTCCTTCTCCTGTCACCTCCAAAGAGGACTCTGTAACGGAGGAGAAGGAGATGGAGGAGAGCAAGCAGGAGACGAGCGACGGGGGAACAGCGGGGACAGGTGGCGTCCAGCCCAAACTCAACAACCGGCTTCAGCCGGTCAGCGTTCCCTACGGAGGGGCGCGGCCGAAGCAGCCGGTCAGCCTCAAACTGCAGATCCCGCAGCCGCTGGCGGGCCAGGCCCAGAACCATCTGGGCCCGTCTGCAGTCAGCAAGAACAAGAATGTGGAGAACCAGTGTCGGAGAGGACCGGCCTCCGAGCCGCTGCCCAGCGGGAGCGATCAGAGTGCAGTCAGTATGAACGGAGACGGCGGCGTCCACTCCCCGACACTGACCTCCTCAGAGAGCCCGGACAACGACCTCCAGGCCGGCAAGCAGACGGCCCTGTGCAGGAAGGCTGCCAACTCCCTGGGAGATGTCGCCCCGGTGTGGGTGCCGGACTCCCAGGCCCCCGTCTGCATGAAATGTGACGTCAAGTTCACCTTCACCAAGAGGAGGCACCACTGCAGGGCCTGTGGCAAG GTGTTCTGTGCGGCGTGTTGCAGCGTGAAGTGTAAGCTGGGGTACATGGACAGGAAGGAAGCGCGTGTTTGTGTCACCTGCCATTCTGCCCTGACGAGCG CTCAATCATGGGAGACACCAGCAAGTGCCAGCAATCAGAGCCCGAACCCCAACAACCCGGCCGAGTACtgctccaccatcccccctctGCAGCAGGCTCAGGCCTCTGGGGTGCTCAGCTCCCCCCCGCCCACGGTCATGGTGCCTGTGGGAGTCCTGAAGCAGCCTGGCAATGAGG GGTCCctcccgcgagaccagaggagGGTGTGGTTTGCCGATGGGGTCCTACCTAACGGGGACACGGCAGAGTCCGGCAAACCTTCAGCTTCCAGCCCGGTCCCCTCTCAGTCGCAGGCCGCTTCCACGCGAGCAAACAAATCCTCCACGTACGAGTCCCCAGAG GCAGCCCACACCCCCGTGGCCCCCGTGGGCAGCCCCGTGGGCAGCTCTCTCAGTCTGATCCCGGAGGACGGGCTCCCTCCCATCCTCATCTCCACCGGAGTCAAAGGAG ATTACGCCGTGGAGGAGAGGCCGTCGGAGATCGTCCTCATGCAGCAGCTGGAGGAGGGAGGCCCGGACCCGCTGGTGTTTGTGCTCAACGCCAACCTGCTCGCCATGGTCAAGCTTGTCAATT ACGTTAACAGGAAGTGCTGGTACGTGACGACCAAAGGCATGCACGCGGTGGGCCAGGCAGAGGTCGTCATTCTGCTCCAGTGTCTACCTGACGAAAAGACCGTCCCCAGAGACGTGTTCACCCACTTCGTGCAGCTCTACCAGGAGGCGCTCAGCG GTAACGTGCTGAGCCACCTGAGCCACTCATTCTTCACGCAGAGCTTCCTGGGCAGCAAGGAGCACGGCGGCTTCCTCTACATCAGCCCCTCCTTCCAGTCGCTGCAGGACCTGCTGCTCCCCAACCCGCCCTACCTCTTCGGCATCCTCATCCAGAAGTGGGAGACTCCCTGGGCAAAGGTCTTCCCCATCCGCCTCATGCTGCGTCTCGGAGCAGAGTACCGAT TTTATCCGTGTCCACTGTTCAGCGTTCGCTTCAGAAAACCCCTTTTTGGAGAAACCGGTCACACAATCATGAATCTACTTGCA GACTTCCGTAACTACCAGTATACTCTACCAGTGGTGAAGGGTCTGGTTGTGGACATGGAGGTGAGGAAGACGAGCATCAACATCCCCAGCAACCGCTACAACGAG CTAATGAAGGCCATGAACAAGTCCAACGAGCACGTGCTTGCCATGGGGGCGTGTTTCAACGACCGGGCCGACTCCCATTTGGTGTGCGTCCAGAACGATGATGGGAACTACCAGACGCAGGCCATCAGCATCCATCACCAGCCTCGCAAAG ttacTGGCGCCTGCTTCTTTGTGTTCAGTGGGGCTTTGAAAGCCTCGTCTGGCTTCTTAGCCAAGACCAGCATTGTGGAAG ATGGTGTGATGATCCAGATCACAGCAGAGACCATGGACTCCCTACGGCAAGCCCTGAGGGACATGAAGGACTTCACCATAATGTGTGGAAAAGCCGACCAAGAGGAGAACCGGGAAGTGGTCCAGATCCAGTGGACGGCAGACGACCACAACTACAACAAGGG CGTCATCAGTCCGATAGATGGAAAGTCCATGGAGTCCATCACCAGCGTGAAGATCTTCCAAGGCTCGGAGTTCAAAGCAAATGGCAAAGTCATCCGCTGGACTGAG GTGTTCTTCCTGCAGAGCGAGGACCAGCCCAACGGCCTGAGTGACCCGGCCGACCACAGCCGGCTCACGGAGAACGTGGCCAGAGCTTTCTGCATGGCTCTCTGTCCTCACctgaagctgctgaaggagGACGGCATGGCCAAGCTGGGCCTGAGGGTCACGCTGGACTCTGATCAG GTGGGTTACCTGGCAGGGAGTAACGGCCAGCCTCTTCTGCCTCAGTACCTGAGCGACCTGGACAGCGCTCTGATCCCCGTCATCCACAGCGGCGCGTGTCAGCTGAGCGAGGGTCCCATCGTCATGGAGCTGGTCTTCTACATCCTGGAGATCATTTCCTAA
- the zfyve9a gene encoding zinc finger FYVE domain-containing protein 9 isoform X1: MENYFQAEAFNLDKVLDEFEQNEDETDTPILSDAKWTQILAPPAHMLSLNPALAHADLSPRETPLPYKTLPDSSSTGSPEADSKRHSGPDPPSWGEERPADVHSPPLPQPNIGKLVGTDDLSPPPATTCGAVENGCTGSPRLDGPGKEIRSPADVQPSASEQEATPRETPGSSGGGGSSVTHSHFTFEVGSGQTATENPDPVTQKSEHSKEKSAAVLNDLGRERQTVDSKGEQGESLNGSEVVQARSELEENGASPPGRSEDEVEERKCGPEGQMDQLLRITGLHNGLEQESESKFKETEEKDEEDNISPSPVTSKEDSVTEEKEMEESKQETSDGGTAGTGGVQPKLNNRLQPVSVPYGGARPKQPVSLKLQIPQPLAGQAQNHLGPSAVSKNKNVENQCRRGPASEPLPSGSDQSAVSMNGDGGVHSPTLTSSESPDNDLQAGKQTALCRKAANSLGDVAPVWVPDSQAPVCMKCDVKFTFTKRRHHCRACGKVFCAACCSVKCKLGYMDRKEARVCVTCHSALTSAQSWETPASASNQSPNPNNPAEYCSTIPPLQQAQASGVLSSPPPTVMVPVGVLKQPGNEGSLPRDQRRVWFADGVLPNGDTAESGKPSASSPVPSQSQAASTRANKSSTYESPEAAHTPVAPVGSPVGSSLSLIPEDGLPPILISTGVKGGTGGHITDYAVEERPSEIVLMQQLEEGGPDPLVFVLNANLLAMVKLVNYVNRKCWYVTTKGMHAVGQAEVVILLQCLPDEKTVPRDVFTHFVQLYQEALSGNVLSHLSHSFFTQSFLGSKEHGGFLYISPSFQSLQDLLLPNPPYLFGILIQKWETPWAKVFPIRLMLRLGAEYRFYPCPLFSVRFRKPLFGETGHTIMNLLADFRNYQYTLPVVKGLVVDMEVRKTSINIPSNRYNELMKAMNKSNEHVLAMGACFNDRADSHLVCVQNDDGNYQTQAISIHHQPRKVTGACFFVFSGALKASSGFLAKTSIVEDGVMIQITAETMDSLRQALRDMKDFTIMCGKADQEENREVVQIQWTADDHNYNKGVISPIDGKSMESITSVKIFQGSEFKANGKVIRWTEVFFLQSEDQPNGLSDPADHSRLTENVARAFCMALCPHLKLLKEDGMAKLGLRVTLDSDQVGYLAGSNGQPLLPQYLSDLDSALIPVIHSGACQLSEGPIVMELVFYILEIIS, encoded by the exons ATGGAGAATTACTTCCAGGCAGAGGCCTTCAACCTGGACAAGGTGCTGGACGAGTTTGAGCAGAACGAAG ATGAGACGGACACTCCGATTCTCTCGGATGCCAAGTGGACTCAGATCCTGGCCCCACCGGCCCACATGCTGTCGTTGAATCCCGCTCTGGCCCATGCAGACCTCAGCCCCAGGGAGACCCCCCTTCCCTACAAGACCCTCCCTGACTCCTCTTCCACCGGGTCTCCAGAAGCCGATTCCAAAAGACATTCTGGTCCCGATCCTCCGTCCTGGGGAGAGGAGCGGCCAGCAGACGTCCACAGCCCACCCCTCCCTCAGCCAAACATCGGCAAGCTGGTGGGCACCGATGACCTGTCGCCACCCCCAGCGACGACCTGCGGTGCCGTGGAGAACGGCTGCACGGGCAGTCCACGGCTGGACGGACCCGGGAAGGAGATCCGATCTCCTGCGGACGTCCAGCCTTCGGCTTCTGAGCAGGAGGCCACACCCAGAGAGACGCCTGGCTCATCCGGAGGAGGAGGCTCCTCCGTCACGCACTCTCACTTCACATTTGAGGTGGGGTCCGGACAAACTGCTACTGAAAACCCAGATCCTGTGACACAAAAATCAGAACATTCTAAAGAGAAAAGTGCTGCTGTTTTAAATGACCTTGGACGAGAACGACAAACTGTAGACTCAAAAGGGGAGCAGGGGGAAAGTTTGAATGGGAGTGAAGTTGTTCAGGCTAGGAGTGAGTTGGAGGAGAATGGCGCATCTCCTCCCGGCAGGTCGGAAGACGAGGTGGAAGAAAGGAAATGTGGTCCAGAAGGACAGATGGACCAGCTCCTCAGAATAACCGGCCTTCATAATGGTTTGGAGCAGGAGAGCGAGAGCAAGTTTAAGGAAACGGAGGAGAAGGATGAGGAGGACAACATTTCTCCTTCTCCTGTCACCTCCAAAGAGGACTCTGTAACGGAGGAGAAGGAGATGGAGGAGAGCAAGCAGGAGACGAGCGACGGGGGAACAGCGGGGACAGGTGGCGTCCAGCCCAAACTCAACAACCGGCTTCAGCCGGTCAGCGTTCCCTACGGAGGGGCGCGGCCGAAGCAGCCGGTCAGCCTCAAACTGCAGATCCCGCAGCCGCTGGCGGGCCAGGCCCAGAACCATCTGGGCCCGTCTGCAGTCAGCAAGAACAAGAATGTGGAGAACCAGTGTCGGAGAGGACCGGCCTCCGAGCCGCTGCCCAGCGGGAGCGATCAGAGTGCAGTCAGTATGAACGGAGACGGCGGCGTCCACTCCCCGACACTGACCTCCTCAGAGAGCCCGGACAACGACCTCCAGGCCGGCAAGCAGACGGCCCTGTGCAGGAAGGCTGCCAACTCCCTGGGAGATGTCGCCCCGGTGTGGGTGCCGGACTCCCAGGCCCCCGTCTGCATGAAATGTGACGTCAAGTTCACCTTCACCAAGAGGAGGCACCACTGCAGGGCCTGTGGCAAG GTGTTCTGTGCGGCGTGTTGCAGCGTGAAGTGTAAGCTGGGGTACATGGACAGGAAGGAAGCGCGTGTTTGTGTCACCTGCCATTCTGCCCTGACGAGCG CTCAATCATGGGAGACACCAGCAAGTGCCAGCAATCAGAGCCCGAACCCCAACAACCCGGCCGAGTACtgctccaccatcccccctctGCAGCAGGCTCAGGCCTCTGGGGTGCTCAGCTCCCCCCCGCCCACGGTCATGGTGCCTGTGGGAGTCCTGAAGCAGCCTGGCAATGAGG GGTCCctcccgcgagaccagaggagGGTGTGGTTTGCCGATGGGGTCCTACCTAACGGGGACACGGCAGAGTCCGGCAAACCTTCAGCTTCCAGCCCGGTCCCCTCTCAGTCGCAGGCCGCTTCCACGCGAGCAAACAAATCCTCCACGTACGAGTCCCCAGAG GCAGCCCACACCCCCGTGGCCCCCGTGGGCAGCCCCGTGGGCAGCTCTCTCAGTCTGATCCCGGAGGACGGGCTCCCTCCCATCCTCATCTCCACCGGAGTCAAAGGAGGTACGGGAGGCCACATCACAG ATTACGCCGTGGAGGAGAGGCCGTCGGAGATCGTCCTCATGCAGCAGCTGGAGGAGGGAGGCCCGGACCCGCTGGTGTTTGTGCTCAACGCCAACCTGCTCGCCATGGTCAAGCTTGTCAATT ACGTTAACAGGAAGTGCTGGTACGTGACGACCAAAGGCATGCACGCGGTGGGCCAGGCAGAGGTCGTCATTCTGCTCCAGTGTCTACCTGACGAAAAGACCGTCCCCAGAGACGTGTTCACCCACTTCGTGCAGCTCTACCAGGAGGCGCTCAGCG GTAACGTGCTGAGCCACCTGAGCCACTCATTCTTCACGCAGAGCTTCCTGGGCAGCAAGGAGCACGGCGGCTTCCTCTACATCAGCCCCTCCTTCCAGTCGCTGCAGGACCTGCTGCTCCCCAACCCGCCCTACCTCTTCGGCATCCTCATCCAGAAGTGGGAGACTCCCTGGGCAAAGGTCTTCCCCATCCGCCTCATGCTGCGTCTCGGAGCAGAGTACCGAT TTTATCCGTGTCCACTGTTCAGCGTTCGCTTCAGAAAACCCCTTTTTGGAGAAACCGGTCACACAATCATGAATCTACTTGCA GACTTCCGTAACTACCAGTATACTCTACCAGTGGTGAAGGGTCTGGTTGTGGACATGGAGGTGAGGAAGACGAGCATCAACATCCCCAGCAACCGCTACAACGAG CTAATGAAGGCCATGAACAAGTCCAACGAGCACGTGCTTGCCATGGGGGCGTGTTTCAACGACCGGGCCGACTCCCATTTGGTGTGCGTCCAGAACGATGATGGGAACTACCAGACGCAGGCCATCAGCATCCATCACCAGCCTCGCAAAG ttacTGGCGCCTGCTTCTTTGTGTTCAGTGGGGCTTTGAAAGCCTCGTCTGGCTTCTTAGCCAAGACCAGCATTGTGGAAG ATGGTGTGATGATCCAGATCACAGCAGAGACCATGGACTCCCTACGGCAAGCCCTGAGGGACATGAAGGACTTCACCATAATGTGTGGAAAAGCCGACCAAGAGGAGAACCGGGAAGTGGTCCAGATCCAGTGGACGGCAGACGACCACAACTACAACAAGGG CGTCATCAGTCCGATAGATGGAAAGTCCATGGAGTCCATCACCAGCGTGAAGATCTTCCAAGGCTCGGAGTTCAAAGCAAATGGCAAAGTCATCCGCTGGACTGAG GTGTTCTTCCTGCAGAGCGAGGACCAGCCCAACGGCCTGAGTGACCCGGCCGACCACAGCCGGCTCACGGAGAACGTGGCCAGAGCTTTCTGCATGGCTCTCTGTCCTCACctgaagctgctgaaggagGACGGCATGGCCAAGCTGGGCCTGAGGGTCACGCTGGACTCTGATCAG GTGGGTTACCTGGCAGGGAGTAACGGCCAGCCTCTTCTGCCTCAGTACCTGAGCGACCTGGACAGCGCTCTGATCCCCGTCATCCACAGCGGCGCGTGTCAGCTGAGCGAGGGTCCCATCGTCATGGAGCTGGTCTTCTACATCCTGGAGATCATTTCCTAA